A stretch of Corvus hawaiiensis isolate bCorHaw1 chromosome 8, bCorHaw1.pri.cur, whole genome shotgun sequence DNA encodes these proteins:
- the EIF4EBP2 gene encoding eukaryotic translation initiation factor 4E-binding protein 2, with protein MSSAGGRQPSQSRAIPTRTVTLSDAAQLPADYCTTPGGTLFSTTPGGTRIIYDRKFLLDRRNSPMAKTPPCHLPNIPGVTSPGEAGEETKADANSLNHQEGKPSMGDDAQFEMDI; from the exons ATGTCGTCCGCAGGCGGCCGCCAGCCCAGCCAGAGCCGGGCCATCCCCACCCGCACCGTCACGCTCAGCGACGCCGCGCAGCTCCCCGCCGACTACTGCACCACCCCCGGCGGGACGCTCTTCTCCACCACACCGGGAG GCACCCGGATCATCTACGACCGCAAGTTCCTGCTGGACCGCCGCAACTCCCCCATGGCCAAGACCCCGCCTTGTCACCTCCCCAATATTCCCGGCGTCACCAGCCCCGGCGAGGCCGGCGAGGAGACCAAAGCGGACGCCAACAGCTTGAACCACCAGGAGGGCAAGCCATCCATGG GGGACGATGCTCAGTTCGAGATGGATATCTGA
- the LRRC20 gene encoding leucine-rich repeat-containing protein 20: MHKRMGEAVARVARKVNDTVENKADSLDLANCKLMAFPVGIYKAMRSITEGIHRISLANNELKSITSRFVTTFSQLTELNLAGNYLHRLPEEITSLQHLRDINLSRNRFRRFPEPLATVPTLETIDLEENEIAEVPTDQLASMASLRSLNLRANPVGPEVRLLVRPLVPFDLLLSPEEPIPKA; this comes from the exons ATGCACAAGAGGATGGGCGAGGCAGTCGCCCGGGTGGCCAGGAAGGTGAACGACACGGTGGAGAACAAAGCGGATTCCCTGG ATCTGGCCAACTGCAAACTGATGGCCTTCCCCGTTGGAATCTACAAAGCCATGAGGAGCATCACCGAGGGGATCCATCGCATCTCCCTGGCCAACAACGAGCTCAAGTCCATCACTAGCCGATTCGTCACCACCTTCAGCCAGCTGACAG AGCTCAACCTGGCAGGCAATTACCTGCACCGCCTGCCCGAGGAAATCAcctccctgcagcacctccGGGACATCAACCTCTCCCGCAACAGGTTCCGGCGCTTCCCGGAGCCCTTGGCCACCGTCCCCACCCTGGAGACCATTGACCTGGAAGAGAACGAGATCGCAG AGGTGCCGACGGATCAATTGGCCTCCATGGCATCCCTGCGGAGCCTCAACCTGCGGGCGAACCCTGTCGGCCCCGAGGTGCGGCTGCTGGTCCGGCCCCTCGTTCCCTTTGacctgctgctgtctccagaGGAGCCCATCCCTAAAGCCTGA
- the NPFFR1 gene encoding LOW QUALITY PROTEIN: neuropeptide FF receptor 1 (The sequence of the model RefSeq protein was modified relative to this genomic sequence to represent the inferred CDS: inserted 1 base in 1 codon; deleted 1 base in 1 codon) codes for MAIGGCSPPRPLPFSAAAGEQPQPARRHRGGGTGSGPGGRDGGRDGGELRPLPGQQIASGGSPXHAAMQPLEPGRAGGGPSNGTWWLNSSTSHLLRENYTFLAYYQHSSPVAFMFILAYTFIFLMCVIGNVLVCFVVVKNRQMRTVTNMFLFNLAISDLLVGIFCMPTTLVDNLITGWPFDNTMCKMSGLVQGMSVSASVFTLVAIAVERFRCIVHPFQQKLTPRKALLTITIIWVLALLIMCPAAITLTVTREEHHFMVDTYNNSYPLYSCWEAWPETGMRRIYTTVLFSHIYVAPLALIVIMYARIAFKLFKSVAPAHGREEPEGRRISRRKAKVINMLIIVALFFTISWLPLWTLMLLTDYGRLSEGQLRLLAVYIYPFAHWLAFFNSSANPIIYGYFNENFRRGFQEVFRAPLCSLHCHRRPYAPRSHGCGTLFSTRNRVFTQARTSDSPAVSESGPLAPRRAGVPAWDG; via the exons ATGGCGATAGGAGGCTGTtcccccccgcgccccctccccTTCTCCGCTGCAGCCGGCGAGCAGCCGCAACCGGCGCGGCGGCACcgcggcggcggcacc ggcTCCGGACCGGGCgggagggacggagggagggACGGGGGCGAACTGCGCCCCCTCCCCGGGCAGCAGATCGCCTCCGGCGGTAGCC CGCATGCAGCGATGCAGCCCCTAGAGCCGGGTCGGGCCGGCGGAG GCCCTTCCAATGGCACCTGGTGGCTCAACTCCAGCACCAGCCACCTCCTGAGGGAGAACTACACCTTCCTGGCGTACTACCAGCATTCCTCCCCCGTGGCCTTCATGTTCATCCTGGCCTACACCTTCATCTTCCTCATGTGCGTGATCGGCAATGTCCTGGTGTGCTTCGTTGTGGTGAAGAACCGCCAGATGCGCACAGTCACCAACATGTTCCTCTTCAATCTGGCCATCAGTGACCTGCTGGTGGGCATCTTCTGCATGCCCACCACCCTGGTGGACAACCTCATCACAG GTTGGCCCTTTGACAACACCATGTGCAAAATGAGCGGCCTGGTGCAGGGCATGTCTGTCTCCGCCTCCGTTTTCACGCTGGTGGCCATCGCTGTGGAGAG GTTTCGCTGCATCGTCCACCCCTTCCAGCAGAAGCTGACGCCGAGGAAAGCCCTGCTGACCATCACCATTATCTGGGTGCTGGCCCTGCTCATCATGTGCCCTGCTGCCATCACCCTGACGGTCACCAGGGAGGAGCACCACTTCATGGTGGACACCTACAACAACTCCTACCCTCTCTACTCCTGTTGGGAGGCCTGGCCCGAGACAGGGATGAGGAGGATCTACACCACTGTCCTCTTCTCCCACATCTACGTGGCTCCCCTCGCCCTCATCGTCATCATGTATGCCCGCATCGCCTTCAAGCTCTTCAAGTCGGTGGCGCCTGCCCACGGCAGAGAGGAGCCGGAGGGGAGAAGGATCTCCCGGAGGAAGGCCAAGGTCATCAACATGCTCATCATCGTTGCCCTCTTCTTCACCATCTCCTGGCTGCCCCTCTGGACGCTGATGCTGCTGACGGACTACGGGCGGCTGAGCGAGGGCCAGCTCCGCCTGCTCGCCGTCTACATCTACCCCTTCGCCCACTGGCTGGCCTTCTTCAACAGCAGTGCCAACCCCATCATCTATGGCTACTTCAACGAGAACTTCCGGCGGGGCTTCCAGGAGGTCTTCAGGGCCCCCCTCTGCTCACTCCACTGCCACCGCAGGCCCTACGCCCCCCGGAGCCACGGCTGTGGGACCCTCTTCAGCACCCGCAACCGCGTCTTCACCCAGGCACGAACCAGCGACTCGCCAGCCGTGTCCGAGTCAGGGCCGCTGGCCCCGCGCCGCGCTGGTGTCCCTGCGTGGGACGGCTGA